In Halorussus limi, a genomic segment contains:
- a CDS encoding DUF4129 domain-containing protein codes for MERDRAALVALLYAVSAGVSAAALRSTDLAGELSPPTELSQTSGESLLFVFLRWLFSVLGMSMSEFRMPSAGGGVLRLLLALFRTVESYLLPIAVGAVVVTALGLATRRIASGTSGTTATDDEATERDGVQFRPEELSNEVYRAWGEMVRKLDAENARARTPAEWAGVAREAGFDAEFVDEITDSFRAVRYGDEPVGPEQRRWNRRDSEGAEGDTER; via the coding sequence ATGGAACGCGACCGAGCGGCGCTCGTCGCCCTCCTCTACGCCGTCTCGGCAGGTGTCTCTGCCGCAGCACTTCGCTCGACGGACCTCGCGGGCGAACTGAGTCCTCCGACGGAACTGAGCCAGACCAGCGGGGAATCGCTACTGTTCGTCTTCCTCCGGTGGCTCTTTTCGGTCCTCGGGATGTCGATGTCCGAGTTCCGCATGCCCTCGGCGGGCGGGGGCGTCCTCCGCCTCCTGCTCGCCCTGTTTCGGACGGTCGAGTCGTACCTCTTGCCGATAGCCGTCGGCGCAGTCGTCGTGACGGCGCTGGGACTCGCGACGCGCCGAATCGCCAGCGGCACGTCCGGCACGACGGCGACGGACGACGAGGCGACCGAGCGAGACGGAGTTCAGTTCCGCCCCGAGGAACTCTCGAACGAGGTGTATCGAGCCTGGGGCGAGATGGTCCGAAAGCTCGACGCAGAGAACGCCCGCGCCCGGACCCCGGCCGAGTGGGCCGGGGTCGCACGCGAGGCGGGGTTCGACGCCGAGTTCGTCGACGAGATAACCGACTCCTTCCGGGCGGTCAGGTACGGTGACGAACCGGTCGGCCCGGAACAGCGTCGGTGGAACCGACGCGACTCGGAAGGCGCGGAGGGCGACACCGAGCGATGA
- a CDS encoding DUF7269 family protein: protein MNRLRTGATVVGYVLFGVSVAVLGGSALLGEDSIPVVLAGDLIPPAFFTVAVVGTALVLVLSEVPKAETAPLEVEAVARGRTFGARFDRRLSGWLLVVPERERRTIREELRETALETLVRSTGCSRERTREKLETGAWTDDRVAASFFTPTGSGFRSRTRAIVGRIRFEHRVERTVRALQSIESENE, encoded by the coding sequence ATGAACAGGCTTCGAACCGGGGCGACGGTCGTCGGCTACGTCCTGTTCGGTGTCAGCGTCGCGGTACTCGGTGGGAGCGCTCTCCTCGGGGAGGACTCGATACCGGTCGTCCTCGCGGGCGACCTGATTCCGCCGGCGTTCTTCACCGTCGCAGTCGTGGGAACCGCGCTGGTCCTCGTCCTGTCCGAGGTACCGAAGGCGGAGACGGCACCGCTGGAAGTCGAAGCGGTCGCCCGAGGTCGGACGTTCGGAGCGCGCTTCGACCGCCGCCTATCGGGGTGGCTGTTGGTCGTGCCAGAACGCGAGCGACGGACCATCCGGGAGGAGCTTCGAGAGACGGCGCTGGAGACACTCGTCCGCTCGACGGGGTGTTCCCGCGAGAGGACGCGGGAGAAGCTCGAAACCGGGGCGTGGACGGACGACCGAGTCGCGGCGTCGTTCTTCACACCGACCGGGAGTGGGTTTCGGAGTCGAACGAGAGCGATAGTCGGGCGGATTCGGTTCGAGCATCGAGTCGAGCGAACGGTGCGGGCGCTACAGTCAATCGAGAGCGAGAACGAATGA
- a CDS encoding DUF58 domain-containing protein yields MNESWRTGRWNGAVAFVFCATAVGVYFDRPALLLVSIVGVGFAAYPYVTREPPTEFGVERRLDATTPEHGSRVTVTVGITNESDRYAPNVQVVDGVPELLTVASGTARHATALESGESAQFSYELRAKHGEHRFRPVTVVTGDVSGGKEIELRATSDAKIACLPRVSEVPLPDRLVGAGRASAAAAGDGVEFHRTRTYRHGDPPSRIDWRRFARTGDLSTVEYREDRVASVVVCLDARRVAYCRSGDGEPHAVSYGVAAAKAIATAFRRQDHRVGLAVFGPAFRWVAPSARGGLRTVLGETADGGPLLSPDPPDETDDDPAGNGDEQATKLAAKLTRRDQLVVVSPLVDEEMADAIQRLRRRCKAAFVVSPDVTSDATTGAAVGRLRRANRIAALERSNVRVVDWSPDGSLNDAFRRTIGRHER; encoded by the coding sequence ATGAACGAGAGTTGGCGAACCGGACGGTGGAACGGCGCAGTCGCGTTCGTGTTCTGCGCGACCGCAGTCGGCGTCTACTTCGACCGACCGGCGCTGTTGCTCGTCTCCATCGTCGGCGTCGGGTTCGCCGCGTATCCGTACGTGACCCGAGAGCCGCCGACCGAGTTCGGCGTCGAGCGGCGTCTCGACGCGACGACTCCCGAACACGGAAGTCGCGTAACCGTGACGGTCGGCATCACCAACGAGAGCGACCGGTACGCGCCGAACGTGCAGGTCGTGGACGGCGTTCCGGAACTCCTGACCGTCGCGTCGGGGACAGCGCGACACGCGACGGCGCTCGAAAGCGGCGAGTCGGCGCAGTTCTCGTACGAACTCCGCGCCAAGCACGGCGAACACCGGTTCCGGCCCGTCACGGTAGTAACCGGCGACGTGAGCGGTGGCAAGGAAATCGAACTACGGGCGACCAGCGACGCCAAAATCGCCTGTCTGCCGCGCGTGAGCGAGGTTCCGCTTCCCGACCGACTGGTCGGCGCCGGACGAGCGAGCGCGGCGGCCGCAGGGGACGGCGTCGAGTTCCACCGCACGCGAACGTACCGCCACGGCGACCCGCCGAGTCGAATCGACTGGCGGCGGTTCGCCAGAACCGGCGACCTCTCGACCGTCGAGTATCGAGAGGACCGCGTCGCGTCCGTCGTCGTCTGTCTCGACGCTCGTCGCGTCGCCTACTGTCGGAGCGGCGACGGCGAACCGCACGCGGTCTCCTACGGCGTCGCGGCGGCGAAGGCGATAGCGACCGCCTTCCGGCGACAGGACCACCGGGTCGGTCTCGCCGTGTTCGGGCCAGCGTTCCGCTGGGTAGCGCCGAGCGCCCGAGGAGGTCTCCGTACCGTACTCGGCGAGACGGCGGACGGGGGTCCGCTGCTGTCGCCGGACCCGCCGGACGAAACCGACGACGACCCCGCCGGAAACGGCGACGAGCAGGCGACGAAGCTCGCGGCGAAACTGACTCGTCGCGACCAACTGGTGGTCGTCTCCCCTCTCGTGGACGAGGAGATGGCGGACGCGATTCAGCGGCTTCGACGCCGGTGTAAGGCCGCGTTCGTCGTGAGTCCCGACGTGACGTCGGACGCCACGACCGGCGCGGCGGTCGGTCGGCTCCGGCGCGCGAATCGAATCGCCGCCCTCGAACGGTCGAACGTGCGCGTCGTCGATTGGTCCCCGGACGGGTCACTGAACGACGCGTTCCGGCGGACCATCGGGAGGCACGAGCGATGA
- a CDS encoding DUF7519 family protein — translation MNDEFVTPDRRPTAVGSAVALAFVLAGVAALTDDATELVPVAIEAACLLCVGGGRVLQGRGRSRTGRAAVFVGSLAQFLAVGAAASMPERLDEQVVLVVGLFGVALCLLGLYPLRRSQSRQFVNAGVGACLVSILVAGVLREASVLRLTVASAATLVGWNVGQQAVTLGRRVGRAAGTKRVEAVRTLANASVGAILVASVAVGNAVAPIQVPTLALTLFLATVIALLTSLLSLS, via the coding sequence ATGAACGACGAGTTCGTCACGCCCGACCGCCGCCCGACAGCGGTCGGAAGCGCAGTCGCGCTGGCGTTCGTCCTCGCGGGCGTCGCCGCGTTGACCGACGACGCGACGGAACTCGTCCCCGTGGCAATCGAAGCCGCGTGTCTCCTCTGTGTCGGTGGGGGTCGAGTCCTGCAGGGACGCGGGCGTTCGAGGACCGGGCGAGCGGCGGTCTTCGTCGGGAGCCTCGCGCAGTTTCTCGCGGTCGGCGCGGCCGCCTCGATGCCCGAGCGACTGGACGAGCAGGTCGTTCTCGTCGTCGGCCTGTTCGGCGTCGCGCTCTGTCTCCTCGGGCTGTATCCGCTCCGGCGGAGTCAGTCGCGACAGTTCGTGAACGCCGGCGTCGGAGCCTGTCTGGTCTCGATACTCGTGGCCGGAGTACTTCGAGAAGCGTCCGTCCTGCGACTCACCGTGGCGTCGGCCGCCACGCTGGTCGGTTGGAACGTCGGACAACAAGCTGTCACTCTCGGAAGGCGAGTCGGGCGAGCGGCCGGGACGAAGCGAGTCGAAGCGGTTCGGACGCTCGCGAACGCGTCCGTCGGTGCGATACTCGTCGCGTCGGTCGCCGTCGGTAACGCCGTCGCTCCGATACAGGTACCGACGCTGGCACTCACGTTGTTCCTCGCGACGGTCATCGCGCTTCTCACGTCGTTGCTCTCGTTGTCGTAG
- the serA gene encoding phosphoglycerate dehydrogenase, with protein sequence MKVLVTDPIADAGLERLRDAGHEVETAYDVEGDALLSAVSDANGLIVRSGTEVTEEVFEAATDLVIVGRAGIGVDNIDIESATEHGVIVANAPEGNVRAAAEHTVAMMFATARSIPQAHVRLKGGEWAKGDYLGTELNGKTLGVVGLGRVGQEVAKKLDSLGMDLVAYDPYISEDRAAQLGAELVDLDGCLERADFLTVHTPLTPETENLISDEELAQLEGGYLVNCARGGVVDEDALAAAVEEGVLAGAAVDVFADEPVSPDNPLLEVEDAVVTPHLGASTEAAQENVATSTADQVVAAFAEEPVVNALNAPSIDESAFPRVEPYIGLAETAGKIATQLLDQRIDSIEVHYEGDIAEEDVELVTASAQKGVFQPLEWQVNAVNAPQIAEERGVEVTESKTRQTEDFQSLVRVTVSGDDESISVEGTLFAGDDPRIVRVDDYRIDAIPHGHMLVARNEDAPGVIGFIGTVLGDHGVNIAGMFNARETIGGEALTVYTLDEQVPDDAKEALEADERIIEARYIELNGAE encoded by the coding sequence ATGAAGGTCCTCGTAACGGACCCCATCGCCGACGCGGGCTTAGAGCGACTTCGCGACGCGGGTCACGAAGTCGAAACCGCCTACGACGTGGAAGGAGACGCGCTTCTGTCTGCTGTCTCGGACGCCAACGGTCTCATCGTTCGCTCGGGAACCGAAGTGACCGAGGAGGTCTTCGAGGCCGCAACCGACCTCGTCATCGTCGGCCGTGCGGGTATCGGCGTAGACAACATCGACATCGAATCGGCGACCGAACACGGCGTCATCGTGGCCAACGCGCCGGAGGGCAACGTCCGGGCCGCGGCCGAACACACCGTCGCGATGATGTTCGCCACCGCGCGGTCCATTCCGCAGGCCCACGTCCGACTCAAGGGCGGCGAGTGGGCCAAGGGCGACTACCTCGGCACCGAACTCAACGGCAAGACCCTCGGCGTCGTGGGTCTGGGCCGAGTCGGGCAAGAGGTCGCCAAGAAACTCGACTCGCTCGGGATGGACCTCGTGGCCTACGACCCCTACATCAGCGAGGACCGCGCCGCCCAACTCGGCGCGGAACTCGTGGACTTGGACGGGTGTCTCGAACGCGCGGACTTCCTCACGGTCCACACGCCGCTGACGCCCGAGACGGAGAACCTCATCTCCGACGAGGAACTCGCTCAACTCGAAGGCGGCTATCTTGTCAACTGCGCTCGCGGCGGCGTCGTGGACGAGGACGCCCTCGCGGCGGCCGTCGAGGAGGGCGTCCTCGCCGGGGCCGCGGTGGACGTGTTCGCCGACGAACCCGTCTCGCCGGACAACCCCCTGCTCGAAGTCGAGGACGCCGTCGTCACGCCCCACCTCGGCGCGAGTACCGAGGCCGCACAGGAGAACGTCGCCACCAGCACCGCCGACCAAGTCGTGGCGGCCTTCGCCGAGGAACCGGTCGTGAACGCGCTCAACGCGCCGTCCATCGACGAGAGCGCGTTCCCCCGCGTCGAACCGTACATCGGTCTCGCCGAGACCGCGGGCAAAATCGCCACCCAACTGCTCGACCAGCGCATCGACTCCATCGAGGTCCACTACGAGGGCGACATCGCTGAAGAGGACGTGGAACTCGTGACCGCCAGCGCCCAGAAGGGCGTGTTCCAACCGCTCGAATGGCAGGTCAACGCGGTCAACGCGCCCCAAATCGCCGAGGAGCGCGGCGTCGAGGTCACCGAGTCCAAGACCCGCCAGACCGAGGACTTCCAGAGCCTCGTGCGCGTGACCGTCTCGGGCGACGACGAGTCCATCAGCGTCGAAGGCACGCTGTTCGCGGGCGACGACCCCCGAATCGTCCGCGTGGACGACTACCGCATCGACGCCATCCCGCACGGCCACATGCTCGTCGCCCGCAACGAGGACGCGCCGGGCGTCATCGGGTTCATCGGCACCGTGTTGGGCGACCACGGGGTCAACATCGCGGGGATGTTCAACGCCCGCGAGACCATCGGCGGCGAGGCGCTGACGGTGTACACGCTGGACGAGCAGGTGCCCGACGACGCGAAGGAGGCGCTGGAGGCCGACGAGCGCATCATCGAGGCGCGCTACATCGAACTGAACGGCGCGGAGTAG
- a CDS encoding inorganic phosphate transporter codes for MTSLLLYLGVAVAVFVGFNIGGSNTGVAFGPAVGSGTVSKLGAGALMSFFFLLGGWTLGRRVVDTLGKELVAGDPFTMRVAVVVLLFIGLALFAGNVLGVPASTSMTAVGAIVGLGLAIGRLKTDAVLEIVGWWLVAPIVGFWVSAMVGRYWYDDLDEYIDVDRSEGPLVTFDRSDGLPTPELGPETTRREFGGTLLVVGIGCYMAFSAGTSNVANAVAPLVGNGAITMTQGVLLAAGATAVGALTIARRTLDTVGNDLTDLPLVAAVVVAVVSSSIVTVLSALSIPASFVVIATMSVVGLGWGRATVADPVPDSPQVPGASVGVPGESASVPGKRVGVPGKGSDPPGERTDLDSEDADETAGDDPSAGELYQPATTARVILLQNLVPGIATVVAYVVFRYVPIL; via the coding sequence GTGACCAGTCTACTCCTCTATCTCGGCGTCGCGGTCGCGGTCTTCGTCGGGTTCAACATCGGCGGGTCGAACACGGGCGTCGCGTTCGGCCCGGCGGTCGGCAGCGGCACCGTCTCGAAACTCGGCGCGGGCGCGCTGATGAGTTTCTTCTTCCTGCTCGGTGGATGGACGCTCGGCCGCCGCGTCGTGGACACCCTCGGCAAGGAACTCGTCGCGGGCGACCCGTTCACCATGCGCGTCGCCGTCGTCGTCCTGCTCTTCATCGGTCTCGCGCTGTTCGCCGGGAACGTCCTCGGGGTCCCCGCCTCCACCTCGATGACCGCCGTCGGCGCGATAGTCGGCCTCGGTCTCGCTATCGGGCGTCTGAAGACCGACGCCGTCCTCGAAATCGTCGGCTGGTGGCTGGTTGCGCCCATCGTCGGCTTCTGGGTCAGCGCGATGGTCGGTCGCTACTGGTACGACGACTTGGACGAATACATCGACGTCGACCGGAGCGAGGGACCGCTGGTGACGTTCGACAGGTCCGACGGGCTTCCGACGCCGGAACTCGGGCCGGAGACCACGCGCCGGGAGTTCGGCGGCACGCTCCTCGTGGTCGGCATCGGCTGTTACATGGCGTTCTCGGCGGGCACGAGCAACGTGGCCAACGCCGTCGCGCCGCTGGTCGGCAACGGCGCGATTACGATGACTCAGGGCGTCCTGCTCGCGGCCGGGGCGACCGCGGTCGGCGCGCTCACCATCGCGCGCCGGACCCTCGACACCGTCGGCAACGACCTCACCGACCTCCCGCTCGTGGCGGCGGTCGTCGTCGCGGTCGTGAGTTCCTCCATCGTGACGGTGCTGTCGGCGCTCTCTATCCCCGCGAGTTTCGTCGTCATCGCCACGATGAGCGTCGTCGGTCTCGGGTGGGGTCGCGCCACGGTCGCCGACCCGGTGCCCGACTCCCCGCAGGTTCCGGGCGCGAGCGTCGGCGTCCCCGGCGAGAGCGCCAGCGTTCCCGGAAAGCGCGTCGGCGTGCCCGGTAAAGGGAGCGACCCGCCCGGCGAGCGCACCGACCTCGACTCCGAGGACGCGGACGAGACCGCTGGCGACGACCCGTCCGCGGGCGAACTCTACCAACCAGCGACGACCGCACGGGTCATCCTCCTCCAGAATCTCGTCCCCGGAATCGCGACCGTCGTCGCGTACGTGGTGTTTCGGTACGTGCCGATTCTGTGA
- a CDS encoding inorganic phosphate transporter: MASVLLYLGVAVAVFVGFNIGGSSTGVAFGPAVGSDVLSKVSAAALMSGFALLGGATLGRGVIRTLGGRVVAASHFNLVAGVVVLFFVGLALLVSNLFGVPASTSMTAVGAIAGMGAAGGFLKWEKIGEIVSWWLVSPILAFWTCAVVGRYLYPHLAARFRIERSSGPVLDWRDAPVGSVPVGPADGTTRSELFWNGLVVAIGCYMAFSAGASNVANAVAPLYGAGALGGELLPYVAIGAGALAVGSFTIARRTLDTVGNDLTDLPLLAALVVEVVSASLVGFLSHIDIPASLAVSATMSIVGLGWGRASRSTTVTEVAQAAIAGESADRKTPEPVANGSGRRRSDEDVGETARSSGGGGGIEEVAPIGEDSDESTSDLFDPAATARVVFLWILTPSLSGTASYLLFTAFPVYAP, encoded by the coding sequence ATGGCCAGCGTACTCCTCTACCTCGGCGTCGCGGTCGCGGTCTTCGTCGGGTTCAACATCGGCGGTTCCTCGACCGGCGTCGCGTTCGGTCCCGCGGTCGGGAGCGACGTACTATCGAAGGTCTCGGCCGCCGCCCTGATGTCCGGATTCGCCCTCCTCGGCGGGGCCACTCTCGGTCGAGGGGTCATCCGAACGCTGGGCGGTCGAGTCGTCGCGGCGAGCCACTTCAACCTCGTCGCGGGCGTGGTCGTGCTGTTCTTCGTCGGCCTCGCGCTGCTCGTCTCGAACCTGTTCGGTGTCCCCGCCTCCACCTCGATGACCGCCGTGGGGGCTATCGCGGGAATGGGCGCTGCCGGCGGCTTCCTCAAGTGGGAGAAGATAGGCGAAATCGTGTCGTGGTGGCTCGTGTCCCCGATTCTGGCGTTCTGGACGTGTGCGGTCGTCGGTCGGTATCTCTACCCGCATCTGGCGGCCAGATTCCGAATCGAGCGGTCGTCGGGGCCGGTCCTCGACTGGCGTGACGCGCCAGTCGGGTCGGTCCCCGTCGGTCCGGCAGACGGAACCACCCGCAGCGAACTGTTCTGGAACGGTCTCGTGGTCGCTATCGGCTGTTACATGGCGTTCTCGGCGGGCGCGAGCAACGTGGCCAACGCCGTCGCGCCTCTGTACGGCGCGGGCGCGCTCGGCGGCGAACTGCTCCCGTACGTCGCCATCGGTGCCGGCGCCCTCGCCGTCGGTTCGTTCACCATCGCGCGCCGGACCCTCGACACCGTCGGCAACGACCTCACCGACCTCCCGCTGTTGGCCGCGCTCGTCGTGGAAGTCGTGAGCGCCAGCCTCGTCGGCTTCCTCTCGCACATCGACATCCCGGCCAGTCTCGCCGTGAGCGCGACGATGAGCATCGTGGGTCTCGGATGGGGTCGAGCGTCGCGGTCCACGACCGTCACGGAAGTCGCGCAGGCGGCCATCGCCGGCGAGAGCGCCGACCGGAAGACTCCCGAACCGGTAGCGAACGGGTCCGGTCGGCGGAGGTCGGACGAGGACGTAGGCGAGACCGCTCGTTCGTCCGGAGGGGGAGGCGGAATCGAGGAGGTGGCCCCCATCGGCGAGGACAGCGACGAATCGACCAGCGACCTGTTCGACCCGGCGGCGACCGCCCGCGTCGTCTTCCTCTGGATTCTCACGCCGTCGCTCTCCGGAACGGCCTCCTACCTGCTGTTCACTGCCTTCCCGGTCTACGCGCCGTGA
- a CDS encoding inorganic phosphate transporter gives MISALLLVGLAVAVFVGFNIGGSSTGVAFGPAVGSGVLSKLGAAGLMASFALLGGWTVGRNVVKTMGGEIVPSALFTLPASVGVLFFVGLALLVSNLFGVPASTSMTAVGAIAGLGVAAGDINWGVMGGIVSWWLVAPIVAFWVCAVIGRYLYPYLDVWFRIDRSEGPMLEYNRVGSVPYPVPSANTNRRELFSSVLVVVIGCYMAFSAGASNVANAVAPLVGSDAIGINQGILLAAGAIAVGAFTIARRTLDTVGNDLTDLPLLAALIVEVVSASLITFLSYLGIPASLAVSATMCIIGLGWGRATRAVRVRDAAAAAVRGDGEQGDESPDGDSKMSVDALTAEPEEEVQKIGEEDPDELQTKDLFDPASTGRVIMLWILTPSVSALASFLLFEFFPIYQ, from the coding sequence GTGATCAGCGCACTCCTACTCGTCGGTCTCGCCGTGGCCGTCTTCGTCGGCTTCAACATCGGCGGTTCCTCGACCGGCGTCGCGTTCGGACCTGCGGTCGGAAGCGGGGTCCTCTCGAAACTCGGGGCCGCCGGGTTGATGGCGAGTTTCGCACTGCTCGGTGGCTGGACGGTCGGTCGAAACGTCGTGAAGACGATGGGCGGAGAAATCGTGCCTTCGGCCCTGTTCACGCTCCCCGCGAGCGTCGGCGTGCTGTTCTTCGTCGGCCTCGCCCTGCTCGTCTCGAACTTGTTCGGCGTTCCCGCCTCCACCTCGATGACCGCCGTCGGCGCCATCGCCGGACTGGGCGTCGCGGCCGGTGACATCAACTGGGGCGTCATGGGCGGCATCGTCTCGTGGTGGCTGGTCGCGCCCATCGTCGCATTCTGGGTCTGCGCGGTCATCGGGCGCTACCTCTACCCGTATCTCGACGTGTGGTTCCGCATCGACAGGTCGGAGGGGCCGATGTTGGAGTACAACCGCGTGGGGTCGGTCCCCTACCCCGTCCCGAGCGCGAACACCAATCGCCGCGAACTATTCAGTAGCGTCCTCGTGGTCGTCATCGGCTGTTACATGGCGTTCTCGGCGGGCGCGAGCAACGTGGCCAACGCCGTCGCGCCCCTCGTAGGGAGCGACGCCATCGGAATCAACCAGGGCATCCTACTGGCCGCGGGTGCCATCGCGGTCGGCGCGTTCACCATCGCGCGCCGGACTCTCGACACCGTCGGCAACGACCTCACCGACCTCCCGCTGTTGGCCGCGCTCATCGTGGAAGTCGTCTCGGCGTCGCTCATCACCTTCCTGTCGTATCTGGGCATTCCGGCCAGTCTCGCGGTCAGCGCGACGATGTGCATCATCGGTCTCGGGTGGGGCCGGGCGACGCGAGCGGTCCGCGTCCGCGACGCCGCGGCCGCCGCGGTCCGGGGCGACGGCGAGCAGGGAGACGAGTCCCCCGACGGCGATTCGAAGATGTCGGTCGACGCGCTGACGGCCGAACCCGAGGAGGAGGTCCAGAAAATCGGCGAGGAGGACCCCGACGAACTCCAGACGAAGGACCTGTTCGACCCGGCCTCGACCGGCCGCGTCATCATGCTCTGGATTCTGACGCCCAGCGTCTCGGCGCTGGCGTCGTTCCTGCTGTTCGAGTTCTTCCCGATTTATCAGTAG
- the fer gene encoding ferredoxin Fer, with protein MPTVEYLNYEVLDDQGWDMDDDDLFEQAADADLGDEDYGTLDVAEGEYILEAAEAQGYDWPFSCRAGACANCAAIVKEGEIDMDMQQILSDEEVEDKNVRLTCIGSAAADEVKIVYNAKHLDYLQNRVI; from the coding sequence ATGCCAACCGTAGAATACCTCAACTACGAAGTGCTGGACGACCAGGGCTGGGACATGGACGACGACGACCTCTTCGAGCAGGCCGCCGATGCTGACCTCGGCGACGAGGACTACGGCACGCTCGACGTCGCGGAAGGCGAGTACATCCTCGAAGCCGCCGAGGCGCAGGGCTACGACTGGCCCTTCTCGTGCCGCGCCGGTGCCTGCGCGAACTGCGCCGCCATCGTCAAAGAGGGCGAAATCGACATGGACATGCAGCAGATTCTCTCCGACGAGGAGGTCGAGGACAAGAACGTCCGCCTGACCTGCATCGGTAGCGCGGCGGCCGACGAGGTCAAGATCGTCTACAACGCCAAGCACCTCGACTACCTCCAGAACCGCGTCATCTAA
- a CDS encoding DNA adenine methylase, with product MGIRFIGHKQKLVSEIVSVIDSTVGQSTRIGDLFTGTGSVAAGLKQSGHSVVANDLLTHCCLSARAQLCNPPQPAFEMLLEEAPEVSEVSNQFIQRSGYTQTLSYLNQVEGIPGFVYSTYSPGGTADREEPRQYFTNENAKQIDAIRQRVHQWHNDGIISDDEHALLIYDLIQATNEVANTAGTYGAFLKSWYERAKESLELTPSEIPDGPLDHKIFQQDANKLATDLSVPAVYLDPPYTKRQYASYYHLPETISQKTNPSVSGKTGLPDWKPKSSDYCHKRRAGGKLDGLLSNLDTEYVFLSYSDEGHITPDELNNILTNHGSVELHTFDHQRYKSNTEAKSGDLTEALYVVELA from the coding sequence ATGGGTATCCGGTTCATTGGCCACAAACAAAAACTGGTCTCTGAGATCGTCTCTGTTATCGATTCTACTGTGGGGCAGTCTACTCGTATCGGCGATCTTTTTACCGGTACAGGCAGTGTTGCAGCAGGTTTGAAGCAATCAGGACATTCCGTTGTTGCTAATGACCTACTCACCCACTGTTGCCTCTCTGCACGCGCCCAACTCTGCAATCCACCCCAACCAGCATTTGAGATGCTGCTTGAGGAAGCACCTGAGGTCAGTGAAGTTAGCAACCAATTCATACAGCGTTCGGGATATACACAGACGTTGTCATACTTGAATCAGGTTGAGGGCATTCCTGGTTTCGTGTACTCTACCTATTCTCCGGGAGGAACTGCCGACCGAGAGGAGCCAAGACAGTATTTCACGAACGAAAACGCGAAGCAGATTGATGCAATTCGGCAGAGGGTACATCAGTGGCACAACGACGGGATAATCAGCGATGATGAGCACGCGCTCTTGATCTACGATCTTATTCAGGCCACAAATGAGGTTGCTAATACGGCCGGAACCTATGGTGCGTTCCTGAAATCATGGTATGAGCGCGCAAAAGAATCGTTGGAATTGACGCCCTCGGAGATTCCTGATGGACCACTTGATCACAAGATCTTCCAACAGGACGCGAATAAATTAGCTACCGATCTTTCAGTTCCAGCTGTTTATCTTGACCCACCGTACACGAAGCGACAATATGCCTCGTACTACCATCTTCCTGAGACAATCTCACAGAAAACGAACCCATCTGTGTCTGGGAAAACCGGCTTACCGGATTGGAAGCCAAAGAGCTCTGACTACTGCCATAAGCGCAGAGCTGGTGGGAAGTTGGATGGTCTCTTATCTAACCTTGATACAGAGTACGTGTTCCTCAGTTACAGCGATGAAGGACACATAACTCCTGACGAACTTAACAATATTCTCACTAACCATGGGTCTGTAGAACTCCATACATTTGATCATCAACGGTACAAAAGCAACACAGAAGCGAAATCGGGCGATCTAACTGAAGCGTTGTATGTGGTGGAGTTGGCTTAG